The DNA segment CCACTAACGAGGGGCAGCCTCATGACGGCTTCCGCCTCGATCGACTCCGGGACGTTCTGGACGACGCGGCCTGTCGCCCTCGCAAGCGCAACCGAGAGCGCGCCTTCGAACAGGGTGCCACGCAGTTCGGACGCGGGCAGGATCTCCCCGTTTGCGATCGCCACGTTCCACGAGTGGTCGAACTCGAAACTGATCCCGTCGGCGTCGACCGCTATATGCGTCAGCTCAAGCCGCAGCCCAGCTTCGGCGGAGGCCCGCCTGTGGAACTGGGGTAGCCACAGCAGCAGTGCCTTCTCCGCATAGACCCCGTGAAATGTCGCGCCGCCCAGAAGCTCGTGAATGGCGCCGTTGGCGAATGTGTCGCCCAGGTCGAGCTGGCAGTTTTCCAGCGCCATGACGAGCCCGGTCTCGCCGACCATGAACGGGGGGATCGTGTAGTTGTATAGGTCGATGCGCAGCACCTGGTCATCGAAGAACGTCAGGGTCGCGTCGGCCTGCGCGGTGAACGCCTCCTCGAGCACGACCTTGCGCTCCAGATCGTAGCGGCGCAGGAGGGGCTGGTTGAGGCGAATGGCTAAACGCAGGTCGTAAAGCTGCAGGGTTCCGCCGCTGCCGAGCGTGAGGCGGCCCCGCAGCGAGGTGAAGCCCGGCTCGCTCACGGCCAGCAGGACCGACACGATGGGGATTTGTGGGACACCAATCACGGTCTCGCCCTCGACGGCGAGTGCCAGTGAGATCACCTGGCGACCCGCAGGGTCCGCGGCCACCCTCAGGTCGCGCACGTGCACGCGGTCCATCACCGAGAGGTCGTGCTGGTCGACACCTGCCAGGAATTGCTCCGCGCCGGGGATGAGGGGCACGAACTCCCGCAAGGGCCCCAGCGTGAGGTATTCGGCCATTTTCGTTCGCTCCTTTCGGCTCGCTCAGGGGTTCACTGGCAGTTCAGCGGGGCGAATCAGCCAGTAGCCCCCCTGCACCCGGTCATTCCAGTAGCCCTGGATACGGGCGCTCTCCGCCTTGTTCCTCTCGAGCGTCTCCTGCAGCGTTCGGATCTCCCTCGCGCCGAGCTGATCCTCGGGCCGTGCGTAGGTGGTGAGTATCTGCTGGATGTCGCCCGCTTCATATGCGGCGATCACTTCCTCGATCGCCACGACCAGCATGTCGGTGGTGGGCTCGTCGCCCACCTTGTCGCTCGCCTCGAACGGGGCCAAGGCCTGGCGCAGCACCTCCTGCATCTGCGCGACCTTCGCCTCGTCTGCCACGTTCCCCGCGACCAACGCGGAGAGATCCTGGATCACCGCGCGGATGTCACTGATCTGCTGCTCCGCGGCCGCGATGGATCGGGCGAGCGCCTTGTAGCGGCTGAATAGTGGCGGCGTGTTTCCCGCCAAGCCTCCACGGGTGATATGCGAGCCTTCGGGGCGGTTCGCATAGAAATCGACCAGCTCGTCGAGGTGGTGGTCCAGCAGCACCTCGCGCAGCCCGCAGAATTCCGGGGAGACCTGGCACCCCTCCGAGCCAGTGCTCGAGTAGGTGCTGCCACGGTGCAGCCGGATCAGGGCCTTGCCTTTCGCTTGTGGGATCTCGTCTGCGGGTGCGGTATCCGGTGCGACGGGATTGGCGAAATAGTGAGCAGCCTCATGGACCCCGTCATACAGGAATAGCCACGCGCCTGCGGGCTGGTCGGGCACGAGGGAGCGGCTGACATTGCGCACGTAGATGCGGTTCTTGGACGTGCTCACGCCCGCGACGGGGATCTTGTGGAACAGGTCGTCGCCGCTTGCGAAGAAGACGGCGCGACCGTTTCCGCCCTTCGCTGCCAGCGTCGCGGCCAGGTCGAAGTCCACCTCAACGTAGGTGCGGCCCGCGAATGGCTGTCCCGCCGCCTCCACGCCCTTTGCGGTCACCCGGCCATAGTGCAGGGAGGTTTCGTCGGTCACCATGAACGCGACGTTGATCGCGGCCTTTGCCGATAGGAAGCTGCGCACGTGGTAGTACCGGTTGCCGCGAATCGATGAGGACTTGCTGCCGCCGTCCTTACGTGAGGTGTAACTCGACCACGGGAACGCGGCCGCGATTCTGCCGCCCAGGACAGCGAACATCATTCCGTCGTAGTGGTCCCACCCGTACGTCGTTTTCTTGCTCGGCGGCGTCACCGGCCCTTGAAAGCCCTCCACGCCCGCCGGTATGGCCCAGCGCGAGCCTCCGGCGGGCAAGACCGGGTTCGCCTCCAGCGTCAGCTGAGGATCACCTCCGTTGGGCAGCGTCACCTTCGTGATGAGAAAGTCGCACCGTGTACCTGCATCCGCGTCGCCCAGCGCGATCGTGTCGAAGTTCGGGTTGATCTGCCCCAGCCGCTTGCGCTGTGCCGGTGTAACACTACGCAGCGTCACCGTGTTGGGTGCGCTCCGGGTTGCCGTTGCGCCGCGCACGCGTGCGCCGAGGGGGTCTATCAGCACCAGCGAGGGACGCGGGCTGATGCGCCAGGGCCCGGCCGCGGTAACAGTTGGCGGTGCATCCACGGTCACCGTCCTGAGGTTGGGATCGGCGGCCAGGATGCGGTATTTGTGGTGGGTGCGAACCGTGTCGGAGTCCAGAACGAGCACGTCGCGACCGGCCACGATGCGGGTGAAGTCCTGGGTTCCGTCCAGCGTCACGGTGTCGGCGTTCACCTGGGCCGCAGCACCGTACGGGGCCAACAGGTTCACCATGCGATAGGCCGCCGCGCCGGGGAGGACGGGCACGGCCCCTGCCTTAAGAGGGTCGGGGTAGTTCATGAAGAACTCGGTCACCGCTTCAAGCTGGAAGACGTTGTGTTGATCACGCATGTTGAAGGCGAAGCGGCGCACACCGGCTTGAGCCAGGTCGGGCCGGAAGCGCATGAGCAGCTGCGCCAGGTAGAGCGCTTTCTGCCGGTCGCCCACGGCCCGCCACTGCTCGTATGTCAGGTCGAGGTCATTGCGCGCCTGAAGCAGCGCGGTGTAGGGCAGCAGATGATTTGCGCCGATCACGTTCGCCGCCGTGCCCACGGGGATGAGCGGCCAACGCACCCTCAATGGACCGTTCCGCGCAGCTGCTGCCAGGGGCGCGTCCGCGGCGAGTAGGGAGCCTTCCGCCGCCTGGTAGAAGAATCCGGGGTCGTGGGGCCCCGCCTCGGCCATCACACCAAACCACACTTGCAGCGCGCCCGCCGACGAGCCGGCGAGGTATGCCGTTCCGGCCCGTCCGAGCTTCTGCCCAGCGCGCACGTGGATCTCGCCGTTGCCCGCCAGGAAGTCGGCCCACGCCTTCTCATTGCACACGGCGCTCCGGCCTTTGCTGGTTGTCACGCTCGGGCAAAGCGCGATCTTCATCTCCTCAGCGTCCAGGTTGCCGTACTCGAACCAGCGCAGTGCCTCGACGCCGCGGGCAGTGTCAGTCCGCTCCGCGGGGCTGTGCGCGACCGCGTGCAGCAGCGGTGCCAGGGCATGACCATACGCCGGATCCAGCTTCGCAAATGTCGGCGTGAGGTAGAGGTTCACGGGTACGGGTGCGAGCGCCGTGCCGTCAAGCCGAAGCGGCCTGGCCTCGCAGGTGGCGACGGGGCCGGGGGGCCGCGTACTCAGCACGCCGGCGACGGCGGCATAGACGTCCGCGGCCACGAGGTCGTTCACCTGCATGTGCGCCACCACCGAGATGACCCCGACCTCACGCATCCCGGCGGGCAGATCCGCTCCGAATGCGATCCGCTCTCTCCAGGCTGCATACGAAGCTGACCCCGCCGGGGGACGCATGAAAAGGGCGAACAACTCCGGCATCGACTGGCCTCCCGGCGGGAATCGAACGATTGTGAACCACATGCTACTGCTGGCACGAAGCAGACGTCGACCCCGGGGATTCGAGAACTTCGCGCGCACAGAATCAGACGGGGTGGGGGCGATCGCGGACGCGCACCACATCGTCACGGAACTCGCTCGGGTAAGGCTTGGGCATAGCAACATCCTTCCAGGCCGCCCTCCCGGGCAAGCCAGATCAGATGTCACCTATCCGTGCAGCAGTCCCCTTTCGTCGAGTGCGTTGAACGGTTCGTCGAGCAGCAGAACCTGGGGGCTTTCCATGAAGGCTTGGGCGAGAGCGAGTTTCTGCTTCATGCCGAACGAGAAGGCTCGAACGCGTTGAGGTGAACGCGGGTCGAGGCCCACGGCGACCAGTGCGGCTGCGCAGACGGCGGGTGTGTCGCGTTTACGAATGGCTGCGAGGTCTAGCAAATTGTCGAGTGCCGTGAGTCCAGCAAGGTAGGCGGGGCCGTTGATGGAGATGCCGAATCGGTCCGGGAATGTTCGATTCGCGGACAGCAGTGACGAGTCGATGGAGACACTGCCCGTATCGGGTGCGATCAAGCCGCACAGCATTTGTAGGAGTACGGATTTCCCGGAGCCGTTCGGCCCGCAGAGTCCGTAGCGCCGCCCGCGTTCAATTTTGAGCGAAACATCCGAAAGCACCTGTTTCCCTGTGAACGATTTTGACGCGCTGCGGACTTCAATGATGGACATGGTGAACCTCCGAATGGTGGGCAGACTTGACGACAATGACTAGTGCGCTGAAGCACGCGATGGTCGTACTGGCAAGAACGACGAAGGCGATGGCGGATGCTTCCCCCATCCATTGCCCGGACCAGGCGAGCAGAGGATTCCAGGGTGACCACAGCGGCGGGAAGAATCCCAGTACGAGTATGCCGCAGCTGATGGCGGCGGGTGCGGCTTCCGAGTTGAATACGATCACTCCCAGAATGAGCAGGATCACGACCAGGGCCACCGAGACAAGGAGTCGGACGAGAAGGGTGGCCTCCTCGGCGATCTCGCTTGCTGAAGCGAAGGGATCGCCGCCGAAGGTAGCGAAATGGAATGCGACGACAGTGACGGCGACGGTGAGCACCGCGCGAGCTGCCCAGCCGAGCTCGCGGGTGAGGGATGCTGTGACCCAGCGTGTGGTGGAGCGGGATCTGATGCGTATGAGCGCGCTTCTGTGAGTCCAGTCCGTTGCGAAGCGCGCTGTGGCCGCAATGCCGAGGGTGAGAATCACTGTCATTCCTACGAGGTAATCGACCATCGATGCACCGACACCGACAAAGACGGTCGAAAGTGCCCTCGCGGCCGCGGGCTCGCCCGGTAACGGGGCGACAGCGCCGAGGACGCCGACGAGGAGGGCGAGAAACAGCGCGATCGATCGCGCCTCCAGGTACGGTCGGCGCGCGCCGGAGTCTTTCCATTGCGCCACTGCAGAACAGAGGACGAACGCGAACACGGCAGCAATCAACAGGCTGACGAAGAGGCTGGGCCGCGACCGTAGGTATTCGAGGCTGACGTACTGGGCGAAGTTGAGGGGGTGGGGCACGCTAAACACACCGATGTTTGGCAGTAGCGAGAAGGACCAGATCAGAATTGCGGCCACGACGCTGACCTGCAGGGAGTCGGAAAGGAGCCGTACTGTCAGAAGCACCCAGTACAGGGTCGCGAACCCTATTGCCAGCAGCGCCGCTGCGCCCGCAAGAACGCCAACGGACACTGCGGCAACGTCCATGCCGCCAACGCCAGCAGGCATGGTCGTCAGAGCAACGCCGAGCCACACCACAGAAACCACGGTCGCGGCGATGGCGAATCGCGCGAGCAGGGTCCACAACGGCTCAAATGCGAGTGCCCGTCGGCTTCCCCGCCGGACGAGCCGCTGCGGCGTAAGTGCCCGATCTGTCGCGATCGATGCCGCGATCAGCCAGACTGGCGCAGCCACGAATGTGTGAAATCTCTCGTTCGAGCTCAGCGCCGCGACGAGCGCCGCACCCGACGTTTCCTCGACCGCGCCGCGGCTGCTGAATGCGTAGCCGAGCGCGAAGAGCGCAAAGGCCACGAGAAGGACGACAAATTGGAGCCATGTGCCCGAGGTCATCAGCGGAGGGACGGCAGGTCATGCTCGTGGCGGATTGCCCACCCCCACGCCACCGCAACCCCGATCGCTAGGAGCGCTGTCGGCAGCACGGTTATGACGATCGGTGACTGCTGCAATCCGAACGGCGCGAGCGAGTAGAGGAGGCCTGCGAAGGGCCCCACGAGGATCGCAGCCGCGATGATCTCCACCATATAGGCGCCGAGGGGGAGCAGCAGGCCGAGCACCCGGTTTTGCAGAAGAATCATCGCCACGGCCGCAAACGCACCGTAGACACCTGCGGCGAATCCAAACCACAGCGCGGAGACTGCCCCGAACACCGGGGTACCCAACGCCATCAACTGGCTGAATGCGGTCAGCGATTGCTCATAGTCGGCCACCTCCTTCGGGCTGGACAGAAAATTGATGGAGGGGTCGATGAATGGGTCCCCCAGGAGTGGCCATGCAAGAAATGCGATTGCGTAGACGAGCGCAACTGATCCGCCAAAAATCAGGCCCGGTGTGAGGAAGCTGGTCAGCAGACGCGCGCGCAGAAACGCAACTGTCGATTGCCTCGGCCGAAGGTTGGCCGCATGACGATGGCCCAACTCGTTGTAGAGTCGCGCGCAGCCGGCCCACCCTGCCAGGAAAGGGATGACAAGCACGAGTGGACTGCTCAAGTACAAGACGAAGACGTTCAGCTGACTGGAGAGCGCATATTGCTGTATCTGGACGGTGCCCCAGACGACAGGGACTCCGACCGCGATCATGGCGACCGCGATCGGGGTGAGTGAATGCCGGGCCCTCCGCCTACGAAGAACTCCGCTCACTCCAGCGTCTGACCTGGCGGCACGCGTGTAGTCACTCATCGTCATTCGCGGGTCCGTACCGGTGGTGAAACGTGGCCGACTTCATGCTGGTGCTAGTTGCTGGCGAAGTATCCGGATACCTGGACATCCACCACATGGAAGGTTGATACCCGCATCTGCGCCACAACGTTCTTTGTTCCGGCGGAGATGCTGTTGGGCAAGTTCGCGCCGCTTCCCACAGGGACCGTGGTTCCACAGCTTGTGTTCGATCCGACGCACTGTTTCGCACTAATGGTGTAGCTGCCGCCGACGCCAACCTGCGAAAGCAGGCCAGCGCGACTCGAAATGCTCTTCGTCTGAAGTCCTGAATAGGCCGCACCGCCGAATTTGGGTGCGGGCGTGTTGAAGGAGACGAGTGTCGTCCCAGCGTTGGCCGCTCCTGCCCCACCCACCACGAGCGCGACTGCGACTGCGACGACAGCAGTGGTCAAGAATTTCTTACCGGCCCTCATTGATTCTCCTTAGGAAATCTTGCGGCGGTAGGACATCAGACCAAAGACCACTCCGGCTCACGATGGCTGGCGAGGTGAGCATTGATCGTGACGCTACTACCTCGAATAGCTATAGAAAATAGGTTTCTTCACCTTGGGGCCGATTCCAATCATTGGTCAGTCCGGAATCATGGCACGGAGAGGGCACGAGCCTCGTCGGGCTTGACTCCTATTCAGACGAGCCTTCTGATCAACGCCCAATCTTCCAAAGGGTTGCGTCCCTTTGAGTGGTGTGGTTTCCCGCTCTTGAGCGTTGCTCCGCCAACGTGAAGAGCCACCGTGGGATGGTCAGTGAGTACCGATCAAAGAACTCACAAAGGACACCACACGATGGCTCTAGACCAGTCTGCCCTGCTTAACCTGCTGGGCGATCTCAAACTCACCGATGTCACCGATCGCATCCGCGTCGCGACCGAAACGCTGTATCAAGAACTGATCGATGCCGAAGCGTCCGCGGTCATCGGCGCCACCCCCTTCGAACGCTCCGGCGACCGCACCACCTACCGCAACGGCACCCGGCCGCGGACCTTGTCGACCACGGCCGGCGACCTCGATTTGAAGATCCCGAAGCTACGCGCGGGGTCGTTCTTCCCGGCGCTGCTCGAGCGGCGCCGCCGCGTCGACCAGGCCCTGTTCGCGGTCGTGATGGAGGCCTATGTCCACGGCGTCTCGACCCGCAAGGTCGACGATTTGGTCAAAGCACTCGGCGCCGATACCGGGATCTCCAAGTCCGAAGTGTCCCGGATTTGCGCGGGTCTGGACGCCGAGGTCGCTCAGCTCCGCGACCGGACCCTGGCCGTGCAGGACTTCCCCTACGTGTTCCTCGACGCCACCTACTGCAAGGCCAGGGTCGGCCACCGCATCGTGTCCCAGGCCATGGTCGTCGCGGTCGGTGTTGCCGCCGACGGGCGCCGGGAAGTGCTCGGCTTCGACGTCGGCGACAGCGAGAACGAGGGCTTCTGGACCAGCTTCCTGCGGTCGCTGAAGGCCCGCGGCCTCGACGGGGTCAAGCTCGTCATGTCTGACGCCCACACCGGTCTCAAGAAGGCCATCGGAACGGTGTTCCAAGGTGCCGGCTGGCAACGCTGCCGGGTCCATTTCATGCGCAACGTCCTCGCCGTGGTGCCGAAGGGATCCCAGGAGATGGTCGCCTCGATCATCCGCACCATCTTCGCCCAGCCCGACCGGGAACACATCCAGAAGCAGTTCGGCGACGTCACGACCATGCTCGGCCGCTCTCACCCGAAGGTCGCCGCGATGCTCATCGACGCGCAACCCGACCTGCTCGCCTTCGCCGGGTTCCCACGCCGCCACTGGCGCCAAATCTGGTCCACGAACCCGCTGGAACGGGTGAACAAGGAGATCAAACGCCGCACCGACGTCGTCGGCGTGTTCCCCAACGCCGCGGCCCTGCTGCGCCTGGCCGGGTCGGTCCTGATCGAGCAGCACGACGAGTGGGAAGCCGGCGAACGACGCTACTTCTCCGAAGCATCCATGCTCGAGCTGGCCATCATGAACAACCCCGCCGACACCCTCGATCAGGCGGTGATCCTCCCCGAACTCGCCGCCGCCTAAACTGAAACAACTGACCCGCACGGTGTTGAGAAACTCCACCACTCAGCGGGACGTGACCCATCGAGTTCGCCGTATGGGTCTCCCTCGAGGGAAGAATCCGGATCATCGGGCGCCCACGAGGAGGGGTCTGCCATAGCCAGCCTCACATTCCGCCAGGTTTGTGAGGTCGTTGCCAGATAGTTTCAGCAGGCTGTCGCGCCACTACGCCTCCAGCTCGTGGAGGCCGCTGGTCTCAAGCTCCACCAGGATTCTCTCGAAGTCGGCGAACGACTGCTCCGGATCGCCGAGCATGTTCGGGCTCGCCAGGGATCCCGCCTGGCCCGCGCCCAGAGGAATCGGCGCCGGCGGGAACTACAGATCGCACTGGGTCTGGTCGCCGGCGCGATAGCTCAACCGGTCGGCCGGATCGGCAGGGGCATAAACTTGTTGACCTGCTCTCACGTCCACCACTACGTTGAGCCCACAGATACTAGGAGGGCACGTGCTCCACGTAGATCGAATTCGACGACGACGTCAACGGGGGGTGTTGGTGCTTTCGGTGGTTCTGGCTCTCGTCGGTTCTACCCTTGCCGCCAGTCCCGCTTTTGCTACCCACCAGGGCACGGCAGGCTCGGGGCGGCTGTACACGCCCAATTGGAGCGTATGCAACGCTGGTGCAAGCGCTGGCGTCAGTGGAACAAATTGGGCTATCGGGCAGATCAACCCGACAGACGTTAATGCTTCTGTGGTCGGCTGCCCTGGAAGCTGGAACGTATCAGTCAACTCGGTCAGCTATCCAGAGACCTGGTACGGGGCCACCTCCTGCTTTACCGCAGTGCAGAACGGCGTCTGCGGCAGTGGTAAAGGCGTCAAGCTCAATACACGGACATTGACCACTACCCAGCAATGGCAAAAAACGGCCCTTCACGAGCTCGGGCATGTAGCGGGCCTTGGCCATCGCACCGTCGATACATCCGTGATGGCTTCGGGGGCATCGCCGCCCGTGTCTCAGTATCTTGATCAACACGATAGGGATTCGATCAATGCTTCTTACTAATCTCCGGATAACCGTTTCGACCATTTTCGTCGTTTCGACGCTCGTGCTTCTTTCTGCATGCAGCACATCAGCGACCGATAGCGCCGCCCCATCTCCGGAGCCAACTCAGGTCATTGAGGCAGATGAGCCATACGCGAATGCCTCCCTGGATGAACTCGCGGGTGTGGCCGACCTCGTCATTCGAGGCGAGGTGATCAAAATCAAGCACGGCATCAAGCTTGGCGAGGATAAAACCGTCGACTACAAGGCATATACCGTCACCCCGACAGGTTCCGGTAAGCAAAGCGCTGTGAATGTCATCGTTTCGGAGGCATACAACGGAATTCCCGTAGCCTTCGAAGGAAGGCCAGAACTCGAGGTCGGCGACGAAGCAATCTGGACGCTAACCAAAATAGATCCGCAGTTCAACTACAAGGGGTATGTGCTCGTAGGATCAACGTCACTTTTTCCTCTGGACGGAGACCAGATCGTCGGAGACGGTGACGCCCCAGGCCAGGTCGAAGCCGCGAAACTTGGCGGGAAAGGCACATTGCAGAAGCTGACCGGTAAGACGAGCTGAGCCTGACTGAAGATCACGCAGGGAGCCGTTTCCCAAGTCGAGAACCGCGGCGACTTGCTCCTGTCCACACTCAGGAGCTACCTCGTTGCCGCGGGCGCCACCGATCCACGGATCGTCGTCTCAGTCAACGGACACGACGTCGTGGTCGACCTCGCAGCAATCGCAGGCAGAACGTGATCTCGACGTGTGCGGAGGTTGCGGGGGAGTCGAGCTCAGTCACGTCAGCGACTTGATGCGCACACGTTTATTCAACGTTTATGCGTCGAGATTGATCTAGGTGAGTCGAGGTGTTTTGGTAGGGTAAGTGCACATTCGACAAGGAATCCCCGGTCAGGGCGAGGTCAGTCGAGGTGGGTCTAACTGTTGCGGCGGGTTCTTGAAGGCCCCGTCGCAATCCGTCGGTCACGGGTTCAAGTCCCGTCCGCCCTACAAAAAAGCCTTTGATCAGGGATTCCATTTTCGGCAATTGGCGCGCGACTTGAACCTTTAGCAAGGGGTCGCAGGTTCAAATCCTGCCAGCCCGACCGTAAACCGTTTCCCGACTGCGGTTGCGATGCCTGCGATGACGATGCCCAGAGCGTGGCGGAAGGAATGGGCTGGGCGTACCGTCCTGCAGGGCGGCTATTCTGAGCAAATCGATTCCTGGCCGGGCCGCTGGATCGAGTACCGGCTCGATGAGCCAGGTGTCAGGATGCAATCTGGCCGCAGCCGCACGAGAGACCTGCCCAACGAGCGGGTCAAACTCGCGCGGACAGCGCTGCCGGCTGCTGGCCGGTGGGCGTCTTGGCCCCCAATTGCGCAGGCTGAATATTCCTCCACGTGGCCGATGTGGGTGAATCGCATCTTGCCGAGGGGGAGCGGTTGAAGGCCGCGCTTCAGGATACCGTGGTCCCCGCCTTTCGGAGTTGGGCTGTTTCCCCAGATGGCACGTCGAAACCTGAGCGTCCGCGAGTTGTTCGTTGTGTTGATGGCACCCGCGCCGACGGTGAAGCTGATCCGCACCCCATGCGAGGTAGCCGCGTCGTCTCAGCGCGCCTCGTCACCCGTGGCGATTAGGCCGGCGATTTCGGGGACGTCGTCGAGGTGCCCGGAGGCGACATCCACGATGAAGTCGTAGGCCTCGTCGTTGGACCAGGTCAGCCGTCGTCCGTGCATACCGAGCAACGCGATCAGGCCAGCGAGACTCAGTCGCTTGTTCCCATCGACCAGGCCGTGGTTGCGGGCCAGGGAGTGAGTCAGCGCCGCGGCCTTCTCGTTGAGAGACTCGTAGGCATCTTTTCCGAAGGCGCTGGCCCGTGGTCGAGCGAGTGCTGACTCGAGCAGTCCCTGGTCACGGATCAGCATGTCTGCCCCGAGTGTTCGCTGCCCGATGTAGAGGAGATCGGCGTAGGTGAGATAGATCACTTTCCGAGGCGGTCAAGCGCTTCCGCGTAGCGGGGGAGCTCTTCGTCGAGGACGCTGCTCAAGAGATCCCGACGACTGTGGTTTTCGACGTATTCACGCACCGCCTGCTTGACGACCTCCTGCATGGAGCGGGACTCGTATTCGGCACGTCGACGCAGCGCCTCCGTCTCGGCATCAGTCAATCGAAGGGTCATAGGCATGCGTCGATGGTATCA comes from the Marisediminicola antarctica genome and includes:
- a CDS encoding IS256 family transposase, which gives rise to MALDQSALLNLLGDLKLTDVTDRIRVATETLYQELIDAEASAVIGATPFERSGDRTTYRNGTRPRTLSTTAGDLDLKIPKLRAGSFFPALLERRRRVDQALFAVVMEAYVHGVSTRKVDDLVKALGADTGISKSEVSRICAGLDAEVAQLRDRTLAVQDFPYVFLDATYCKARVGHRIVSQAMVVAVGVAADGRREVLGFDVGDSENEGFWTSFLRSLKARGLDGVKLVMSDAHTGLKKAIGTVFQGAGWQRCRVHFMRNVLAVVPKGSQEMVASIIRTIFAQPDREHIQKQFGDVTTMLGRSHPKVAAMLIDAQPDLLAFAGFPRRHWRQIWSTNPLERVNKEIKRRTDVVGVFPNAAALLRLAGSVLIEQHDEWEAGERRYFSEASMLELAIMNNPADTLDQAVILPELAAA
- a CDS encoding ribbon-helix-helix protein, CopG family, translating into MPMTLRLTDAETEALRRRAEYESRSMQEVVKQAVREYVENHSRRDLLSSVLDEELPRYAEALDRLGK
- a CDS encoding ATP-binding cassette domain-containing protein, which encodes MSIIEVRSASKSFTGKQVLSDVSLKIERGRRYGLCGPNGSGKSVLLQMLCGLIAPDTGSVSIDSSLLSANRTFPDRFGISINGPAYLAGLTALDNLLDLAAIRKRDTPAVCAAALVAVGLDPRSPQRVRAFSFGMKQKLALAQAFMESPQVLLLDEPFNALDERGLLHG
- a CDS encoding matrixin family metalloprotease yields the protein MLHVDRIRRRRQRGVLVLSVVLALVGSTLAASPAFATHQGTAGSGRLYTPNWSVCNAGASAGVSGTNWAIGQINPTDVNASVVGCPGSWNVSVNSVSYPETWYGATSCFTAVQNGVCGSGKGVKLNTRTLTTTQQWQKTALHELGHVAGLGHRTVDTSVMASGASPPVSQYLDQHDRDSINASY
- a CDS encoding type II toxin-antitoxin system death-on-curing family toxin, with the translated sequence MIYLTYADLLYIGQRTLGADMLIRDQGLLESALARPRASAFGKDAYESLNEKAAALTHSLARNHGLVDGNKRLSLAGLIALLGMHGRRLTWSNDEAYDFIVDVASGHLDDVPEIAGLIATGDEAR
- a CDS encoding DUF6226 family protein, whose protein sequence is MGARLEPLARGRRFKSCQPDRKPFPDCGCDACDDDAQSVAEGMGWAYRPAGRLF